One window of the Streptomyces sp. TS71-3 genome contains the following:
- a CDS encoding beta-ketoacyl synthase N-terminal-like domain-containing protein encodes MKRLLLDFLWSHLHSLGAFGRPEPTVGAAREAAGLPPGYGAWFAESVRVLDAEGYVERHGDTVLTYRSPRPRPLAELWRQWEAAAPRWRGNPDLAATHLLVETVLRAFPDILTGERPATEVMFPGASMELVEKAYKSNPAAEYFNRVLAATLVTHLGHRTRAQPGFAPKILEIGAGTGATSAAVLDALRSKGLALREYAYTDLSRAFLDHAERSYGPANPFLTYGILDIERAPAGQGFPAGGYDVVLAANVLHATRNIRTTLRNTKAALARGGLLLVDELTVNNLVNQFTFGLLDGWWRYEDPETRIPGSPLLSVGGWRRVLAEEGFGRITLPARQAADLGRQIIVAESNGVVRQGRAPSGDSLRHPVPDSLRHPVPEAAERPEGGAPVPADPAAGRAPAEAGGERAPGDRLAAHVEATVLDVLAESLRIDRSRIDRDEPFSSYGLDSIFAVNVARAVGEKLDVDLDITVLFEHGTLAELVGFVTAEFASELRAALPPDTTPGPGAPGRGGRAADPGAAPAAGGGGAGTVAAAGSEPEADSGAEADPGAEAVPEGMAIVGMSGRFPGAGDVDEFWRIVEDGRRCITTPPMGREDWALHGDGGDDDGNGGDGGDGRDASAIWGGFLDGVHAFDPLFFSMSMTEARQVAPELRLMLMTAWNAIEDAGYRPADLRTRPTGVFIAAGPSEYRPGPPDGGDGPSLTGMPSPAMIPNRISYLLDLHGPSEQCDTTCSSSLVALHRAVRSIRDGECDQALVGGVNLVMSPDGFAGMRAAGMLSSSGNVRPFQEDADGTVRGEGVGAVLVKPLARAIEDGDFVYGVVRGTGVAHGGKGVSFTAPNIRGMKSAIARAYADAGIDPGTVSYVEAHGMSSLLADGAEIAALGAGLRGDAAAPASAPEPAGEDGSAVYLGSVKPCIGHTEVVSGLAALMKTVQAMRHGVIPAIPGFGRPHPDISLEGTRLRLATRSTPWPVRTGDGGRRLPRRAGVNSFGIGGVNAHVVLEEYVPAGTVRDVEGTPARDAEGASARDAENVRAPHVLVLSARTGTALRERARRLAERLAAAGPESLADIAYTLQTGREAMECRLALTAATGAEAAAALGGWLRGEPETRARVSVAGDARGDRGTGDTSSAGGAGNDAGQAGERQAGHAREDPEEVVRSLVAQGRMDLLAERWAAGAPVDWSLLHRGERRRRVPLPGYPFEQRTCFSAQAPARTPLTGGPAPEAAPMSTSGPAPASEGGSGRASGPEDFVAGLVASVLGLGRQEIDGTKSLADYGLNSLLMVALLSRLREVFPAFQPDWLQVDDTLDDVVARLSAVAAATATDAEGGVPAAPATGPRFPELVHLNGVTRGRPVFWIHGALAGVETFRSIAARIDRPFYGIQARGFMTEHAPIEGIPAMAAYYRDIVRAVQPEGPYDIGGFCLGGIVSYEMTRLLQNGGQDVRSLLMVDSPDNTGWAKSNESGNASALSAALQVVNSLLWPAGARTLAEVRPRLIHQDEVAGPPDEADLVPRLADLAVERGLSMGREQIADFVRRNIRVQLAYRIGEYGIRPLVRPDAVRSLYFRNRRGLFLGELDPYFTVAGEDFSLDHVNYWQDWERELPGLRVVDIDSANHMTILQDDGPLARITQAAVETYARDEDGDHAAATAPAVSRE; translated from the coding sequence ATGAAACGGCTGCTGCTCGACTTCCTCTGGTCCCACCTGCACTCCCTCGGCGCGTTCGGCCGTCCGGAGCCGACGGTGGGCGCGGCGCGGGAGGCCGCGGGCCTGCCGCCGGGGTACGGCGCGTGGTTCGCCGAGTCCGTCCGCGTCCTCGACGCCGAGGGCTACGTCGAGCGGCACGGCGACACCGTCCTGACGTACCGGAGCCCCCGGCCCCGTCCGCTCGCCGAGCTGTGGCGCCAGTGGGAGGCGGCCGCTCCGCGCTGGCGCGGGAACCCCGACCTGGCCGCCACCCACCTGCTGGTGGAGACGGTGCTCCGGGCGTTCCCCGACATCCTCACCGGCGAGCGGCCGGCGACCGAGGTCATGTTCCCGGGCGCGTCGATGGAACTGGTCGAGAAGGCGTACAAGTCCAACCCGGCCGCGGAGTACTTCAACCGGGTGCTGGCAGCGACCCTGGTGACCCACCTGGGGCACCGCACCCGTGCCCAGCCCGGCTTCGCGCCGAAAATCCTGGAGATCGGCGCGGGCACGGGCGCCACGAGCGCCGCCGTCCTGGACGCCCTCCGCTCCAAGGGCCTCGCCCTGCGGGAGTACGCCTACACCGACCTCTCGCGCGCCTTCCTGGACCACGCCGAGCGCTCCTACGGGCCCGCCAACCCGTTCCTGACGTACGGAATCCTGGACATCGAGCGGGCCCCGGCCGGGCAGGGCTTCCCCGCGGGCGGCTACGACGTCGTCCTCGCCGCCAACGTGCTGCACGCCACCCGGAACATCAGGACCACCCTGCGGAACACCAAGGCGGCCCTGGCGAGGGGCGGTCTGCTGCTGGTCGACGAGCTGACCGTGAACAACCTGGTCAACCAGTTCACGTTCGGCCTGCTCGACGGGTGGTGGCGCTACGAGGACCCCGAGACGCGCATTCCGGGCAGCCCTCTGCTGTCGGTCGGGGGGTGGCGGCGGGTCCTCGCCGAGGAGGGATTCGGCCGCATCACGCTGCCGGCGCGCCAGGCCGCCGACCTCGGCCGGCAGATCATCGTCGCGGAGAGCAACGGTGTCGTGCGGCAGGGCCGGGCCCCGTCCGGCGACTCCCTGCGGCATCCCGTGCCCGACTCCCTGCGGCATCCCGTGCCCGAAGCGGCGGAACGGCCGGAGGGCGGCGCGCCGGTGCCCGCGGACCCGGCGGCCGGGCGGGCACCTGCCGAGGCGGGCGGCGAGCGCGCGCCCGGGGACCGGCTGGCCGCCCACGTCGAAGCGACCGTGCTCGACGTGCTGGCGGAGTCGCTGCGCATCGACCGCTCCCGGATCGACCGTGACGAGCCCTTTTCGAGCTACGGCCTCGACTCGATCTTCGCCGTGAACGTGGCCCGCGCCGTGGGGGAGAAGCTCGACGTCGACCTCGACATCACGGTCCTCTTCGAGCACGGCACGCTGGCGGAACTCGTCGGATTCGTCACCGCCGAGTTCGCCTCCGAACTCCGCGCCGCCCTCCCGCCGGACACCACTCCCGGCCCCGGCGCCCCCGGCCGAGGCGGCCGGGCGGCGGATCCGGGGGCGGCTCCGGCAGCCGGCGGGGGAGGCGCGGGCACGGTGGCCGCGGCAGGCTCTGAGCCGGAGGCGGATTCAGGGGCGGAGGCGGATCCCGGGGCGGAGGCCGTGCCCGAGGGGATGGCCATCGTCGGGATGTCAGGGCGCTTCCCCGGGGCCGGCGACGTGGACGAGTTCTGGCGCATCGTCGAGGACGGCAGGCGGTGCATCACCACCCCGCCGATGGGGCGGGAGGACTGGGCGCTCCACGGCGACGGCGGGGACGACGACGGGAACGGAGGGGACGGTGGCGACGGCAGGGACGCGTCCGCGATATGGGGCGGCTTCCTGGACGGGGTCCACGCATTCGACCCGCTCTTCTTCAGCATGTCGATGACGGAGGCGCGGCAGGTGGCGCCCGAGCTGCGCCTGATGCTGATGACGGCGTGGAACGCCATCGAGGACGCGGGCTACCGGCCCGCGGACCTGCGCACCCGGCCCACGGGCGTCTTCATCGCCGCGGGCCCCAGCGAGTACCGGCCGGGCCCGCCGGACGGGGGCGACGGCCCGAGCCTGACGGGCATGCCGTCGCCGGCGATGATTCCCAACCGCATCTCCTACCTGCTCGACCTGCACGGGCCGAGCGAGCAGTGCGACACGACCTGCTCGTCGTCGCTCGTGGCCCTGCACCGGGCCGTCCGGTCCATTCGCGACGGCGAGTGCGACCAGGCCCTCGTCGGCGGCGTGAACCTGGTGATGTCGCCGGACGGCTTCGCGGGGATGCGGGCCGCGGGCATGCTCAGCTCCAGCGGGAACGTGCGCCCGTTCCAGGAGGACGCCGACGGCACCGTGCGCGGCGAGGGAGTCGGTGCCGTACTGGTCAAGCCGCTCGCGCGGGCGATCGAGGACGGGGACTTCGTCTACGGCGTCGTACGCGGTACCGGCGTCGCGCACGGCGGCAAGGGCGTGTCGTTCACGGCGCCGAACATCCGCGGGATGAAGTCCGCCATCGCGCGCGCCTACGCGGACGCGGGAATCGACCCCGGCACCGTCTCCTACGTCGAGGCGCACGGCATGAGCTCGCTGCTGGCGGACGGCGCGGAGATCGCGGCGCTCGGCGCGGGCCTGCGCGGCGACGCGGCGGCGCCGGCTTCGGCGCCGGAACCGGCAGGCGAGGACGGCTCCGCCGTCTACCTCGGCAGCGTGAAGCCCTGCATCGGGCACACCGAGGTGGTCTCCGGCCTCGCCGCCCTGATGAAGACGGTGCAGGCCATGCGGCACGGCGTGATCCCCGCGATCCCCGGCTTCGGGCGCCCGCACCCGGACATCTCCCTTGAGGGGACCCGGCTCCGGCTGGCCACGCGGAGCACGCCGTGGCCCGTGCGCACCGGCGACGGCGGCCGGAGACTCCCTCGCCGCGCGGGCGTCAACAGCTTCGGGATCGGCGGTGTGAACGCGCACGTGGTGCTCGAGGAGTACGTGCCGGCCGGGACCGTCCGGGACGTGGAGGGCACGCCGGCGCGGGACGCGGAAGGCGCGTCGGCGCGGGACGCGGAGAACGTGCGTGCGCCGCATGTCCTCGTCCTCTCGGCCAGGACCGGGACGGCCCTTCGCGAGCGGGCGAGGCGGCTCGCCGAACGGCTGGCGGCCGCCGGCCCCGAGAGCCTGGCGGACATCGCCTACACCCTCCAGACCGGCCGGGAGGCGATGGAGTGCAGGCTGGCGCTGACGGCCGCCACCGGCGCGGAGGCGGCGGCGGCACTCGGCGGATGGCTGCGCGGCGAGCCGGAAACGCGTGCGCGGGTCTCCGTCGCCGGGGATGCGCGGGGCGACCGCGGTACCGGCGATACATCCTCTGCGGGTGGCGCAGGAAACGACGCGGGACAGGCAGGAGAACGGCAAGCGGGACACGCGCGAGAGGATCCGGAGGAGGTCGTCCGTTCCCTCGTGGCGCAGGGCCGCATGGACCTCCTCGCCGAGCGCTGGGCCGCGGGCGCGCCCGTCGACTGGAGCCTGCTGCACCGGGGCGAGCGGCGCCGGAGGGTTCCGCTGCCGGGCTACCCGTTCGAGCAGCGCACGTGCTTCAGCGCGCAGGCTCCGGCCCGGACGCCGCTCACCGGCGGGCCCGCGCCCGAGGCGGCGCCCATGTCCACGTCCGGTCCGGCGCCGGCATCCGAGGGCGGGAGCGGCCGTGCGAGCGGACCGGAGGACTTCGTCGCCGGTCTCGTGGCCTCGGTGCTCGGCCTCGGCAGGCAGGAGATCGACGGCACGAAGTCGCTGGCCGACTACGGCCTCAACTCGCTGCTCATGGTGGCGCTGCTGAGCCGGCTTCGCGAAGTGTTCCCGGCGTTCCAGCCGGACTGGCTCCAGGTGGACGACACCCTCGACGACGTCGTGGCGCGCCTGTCGGCCGTGGCCGCGGCCACGGCCACGGACGCCGAGGGCGGGGTCCCGGCGGCCCCGGCCACGGGACCCCGGTTTCCGGAACTCGTGCACCTGAACGGCGTGACACGAGGCCGCCCGGTGTTCTGGATCCACGGGGCCCTGGCGGGCGTCGAGACCTTCCGGTCGATCGCCGCGCGCATCGACCGCCCCTTCTACGGAATCCAGGCCCGCGGCTTCATGACGGAGCACGCGCCCATCGAGGGGATTCCGGCGATGGCCGCGTACTACAGGGACATCGTGCGCGCGGTGCAGCCCGAAGGGCCCTACGACATCGGCGGGTTCTGCCTGGGCGGGATCGTCTCGTACGAGATGACCCGCCTGCTCCAGAACGGCGGGCAGGACGTGCGCTCGCTGCTGATGGTCGACTCGCCGGACAACACCGGCTGGGCGAAGTCGAACGAGAGCGGGAACGCCTCCGCGCTGAGCGCGGCCCTCCAGGTCGTGAACTCGCTGCTCTGGCCGGCCGGTGCCAGGACCCTCGCCGAGGTGCGGCCCCGGCTGATCCATCAGGACGAGGTCGCCGGCCCACCGGACGAGGCGGATCTCGTGCCGCGACTCGCCGATCTCGCCGTCGAGCGGGGCCTGTCCATGGGCCGCGAGCAGATCGCGGACTTCGTCCGGCGCAATATCAGGGTGCAGCTGGCCTACCGGATCGGCGAGTACGGGATCCGGCCGCTGGTGCGTCCGGACGCCGTGCGCTCCCTGTACTTCAGAAACCGCCGCGGGCTGTTCCTGGGCGAGCTGGACCCGTATTTCACGGTCGCCGGCGAGGACTTCTCGCTGGACCACGTCAATTACTGGCAGGACTGGGAGCGCGAACTCCCGGGCCTGCGCGTGGTCGACATCGACTCGGCCAACCACATGACCATCCTCCAGGACGACGGGCCACTCGCCAGGATCACCCAGGCGGCCGTGGAGACCTACGCCCGCGACGAGGACGGCGACCACGCGGCCGCCACCGCTCCCGCGGTGTCCCGGGAATGA